The following are from one region of the Salvia hispanica cultivar TCC Black 2014 chromosome 1, UniMelb_Shisp_WGS_1.0, whole genome shotgun sequence genome:
- the LOC125202776 gene encoding uncharacterized protein LOC125202776, with product MWDRIEERYNEVKPKWAFKRTKVQLRKCWDRIKLHVNNFCYIYNRNRDGRASGESMEDVLNKSLSEYQQQFGQFKLYNVWLILKDKGKFNGGIPVGSSAPKRTKNTAAGDYTSSGPSPVDLNAEPEGSSGTPTSTFRRPIGTKAAKAQAKGKAKAGASGSAAPPQAAPAPSVQLMDRAIEEFGGYREVVEYRFILDAQNSLREETDPEARQRTKNMIKNLAQRLNLDD from the coding sequence ATGTGGGATCGCATTGAGGAACGCTACAACGAGGTGAAACCGAAGTGGGCGTTCAAGCGGACCAAGGTTCAGCTGCGCAAGTGTTGGGATCGGATCAAGCTCCACGTCAACAACTTCTGCTATATCTACAACAGGAACAGGGACGGAAGAGCTAGCGGTGAGAGCATGGAGGATGTCCTCAACAAGTCGTTGTCCGAGTACCAACAACAGTTCGGGCAGTTCAAGCTGTACAATGTTTGGCTGATCTTGAAGGACAAGGGGAAGTTCAACGGAGGGATACCGGTTGGATCCTCGGCTCCGAAGCGGACGAAGAACACCGCCGCTGGCGATTACACGAGCAGCGGCCCATCTCCTGTGGATCTGAACGCTGAGCCGGAAGGGAGTTCCGGCACGCCTACGTCTACTTTTAGACGTCCCATTGGTACCAAGGCTGCCAAAGCCCAGGCCAAAGGGAAGGCGAAGGCGGGCGCGTCTGGATCAGCGGCCCCCCCGCAGGCTGCGCCTGCTCCATCTGTTCAGCTCATGGACAGGGCGATCGAGGAGTTCGGAGGTTATCGCGAGGTGGTTGAGTATAGGTTTATACTTGACGCCCAAAACAGCCTTCGTGAAGAAACCGATCCGGAAGCCCGACAGAGGACTAAGAATATGATCAAGAATTTGGCGCAGAGGTTGAATTTAGATGActag